From a single Flavobacteriales bacterium genomic region:
- a CDS encoding MBL fold metallo-hydrolase: MNALSLEFLGTGTSQGVPVIACDCRVCTSPDAKDKRLRSSVLVHSDTRTILIDAGPDLRQQLLRNGTKNIDAVLLTHEHMDHLAGIDELRAFNFKQGKAMDMYSNEATNAAVRRMFHYAFADKRYPGVPELTLHDISDEPFVAGGIEVIPIEVMHYAMPVLGFRIGDLAYITDAKTIPAKAMKQLEGIDVLVLNALRIKEHSSHLNLQEAIGLAKEIGARQTYFTHVSHLMGRHEEVSAELPEGISFAHDGLRVEVKIPVQN; this comes from the coding sequence ATGAACGCGTTAAGTCTCGAATTTCTAGGTACCGGCACCAGTCAGGGTGTACCTGTGATCGCGTGTGATTGCCGCGTTTGCACGAGTCCGGACGCGAAGGATAAGCGTCTTCGATCATCTGTTCTGGTCCACTCGGATACCAGGACCATTTTGATCGATGCTGGTCCTGATCTGCGGCAGCAGCTCCTCAGGAATGGCACAAAGAATATCGATGCCGTCCTGCTTACGCATGAGCATATGGACCATCTGGCAGGGATCGATGAACTGCGCGCATTCAACTTCAAGCAGGGTAAGGCCATGGACATGTATTCCAATGAAGCCACCAATGCCGCGGTGCGGCGTATGTTCCATTATGCGTTCGCTGATAAACGCTATCCCGGTGTGCCTGAACTAACGCTGCATGATATTAGTGATGAGCCTTTTGTCGCTGGCGGAATTGAGGTCATACCAATTGAAGTGATGCATTATGCCATGCCCGTGCTTGGTTTCCGCATCGGAGACCTGGCCTATATTACAGATGCCAAGACAATACCGGCCAAGGCAATGAAGCAACTTGAAGGTATAGATGTACTTGTTCTGAATGCGCTGCGGATAAAGGAACATAGCTCACACTTGAACCTTCAGGAAGCTATTGGGCTTGCAAAAGAAATAGGTGCGCGCCAGACGTATTTTACCCACGTTAGTCATTTAATGGGGAGGCATGAAGAGGTCTCTGCGGAGCTTCCGGAAGGCATTTCGTTCGCCCATGATGGACTCCGCGTTGAGGTTAAGATCCCGGTCCAGAATTAA
- a CDS encoding GWxTD domain-containing protein: MTLEVKDLHSTDTTLTRYNAPLIVSALGSEISISDILIAERFEKATEGTPSKFGYTVVPLLTDYFPEEISNLSFYAEVYGTDVMLGKDSLYLLTYQVETFETRKAYGQLKITNRVQAKSVEPVFAEFDISTLPSGNYLAAVEVFNRAGVLLARREQFFQRNNKITLQYDLQALDELNIGNTFVGSYTDTDSLAEHIASFRPIADALERKIIDDRWKDRDLDLMQRFFYTFWTNRSNDPEGAWRAYRAEVIKVNKIYGCRNMRGYQTDRGYVYLKYGPPNTQMDRMQELDAYPYTIWHYYRAGRYSNKRFIFYQPDLVTNCMVLLHSEVPGELKNPRWNQILHERNVAHPNVDPAQVGTQSGGRADEFFDMPR, encoded by the coding sequence ATGACCCTTGAAGTTAAGGATCTGCACAGTACGGATACCACATTGACCCGATACAATGCACCACTGATCGTTTCGGCGCTTGGTTCGGAAATTTCCATTTCGGACATACTCATTGCCGAGCGTTTTGAAAAAGCAACGGAAGGCACCCCATCAAAATTCGGGTACACGGTCGTACCGCTATTGACGGATTATTTCCCCGAAGAAATATCCAACCTGAGTTTTTACGCCGAAGTATATGGAACTGATGTGATGTTGGGAAAGGATAGCCTGTATTTGCTCACCTATCAAGTGGAAACCTTCGAAACAAGAAAGGCCTATGGCCAATTGAAGATCACGAATAGAGTGCAAGCCAAGTCGGTGGAACCTGTTTTTGCGGAGTTCGATATATCCACACTACCCTCGGGCAATTACCTCGCTGCTGTTGAAGTATTCAACCGTGCCGGTGTTCTACTTGCACGAAGGGAGCAGTTCTTTCAACGTAACAATAAGATCACACTGCAATACGACCTACAGGCTTTGGATGAACTGAACATCGGCAATACGTTCGTTGGTTCATACACGGATACGGATTCGCTCGCAGAACATATCGCAAGTTTCCGGCCTATTGCAGATGCATTGGAAAGAAAGATCATCGATGATCGATGGAAAGACCGCGACCTGGACCTGATGCAACGCTTTTTCTATACGTTCTGGACCAATCGCAGCAATGATCCGGAAGGTGCTTGGCGAGCATACCGAGCGGAAGTGATCAAAGTGAACAAGATCTACGGTTGCCGGAATATGCGCGGTTATCAGACCGATCGAGGTTATGTATACTTGAAGTATGGCCCACCGAATACCCAGATGGATCGTATGCAGGAACTGGATGCCTATCCATACACCATTTGGCATTACTACCGAGCCGGACGCTATAGTAACAAGCGGTTCATCTTTTACCAGCCGGACCTGGTGACGAATTGCATGGTGCTATTGCACAGTGAGGTCCCGGGCGAATTAAAGAATCCACGCTGGAACCAGATCCTTCATGAACGCAATGTTGCGCATCCCAATGTGGACCCTGCCCAAGTTGGCACACAAAGTGGCGGGCGAGCGGATGAATTCTTCGATATGCCGAGGTAA
- a CDS encoding glycosyltransferase family 2 protein — MGTAIVILNWNGKHWLEKFLPGVIANSPTAEIIVADNASTDGSLKILASEFPSVRTIALEKNYGFAGGYNEALRQVEADLYVLLNSDVEVEPGWLGAMETYLEGHPGMAACQPKVLSYAKRDRFEHAGAAGGYIDRNGYPFCRGRIFEVTEEDKGQYDDDREVFWATGACLMIRSKAFHAAGGFDADLFAHMEEIDLCWRLRRTGWSIGYTSSTTVYHVGGGTLGYGSPRKTYLNFRNSLIVLTKNLHNGWSFGWLMRRLILDGFAACKFLLEGHGTHTWEVAKAHWHFFMRLPRILKMRKELLAQETSPDLTGMYQRSIAYDRFIIGWKQFSQLDKSAFRDKR; from the coding sequence ATGGGCACAGCGATCGTCATATTGAACTGGAACGGCAAGCATTGGCTGGAAAAATTCCTGCCCGGTGTTATCGCCAATAGTCCAACTGCGGAGATCATCGTGGCGGACAATGCTTCTACGGATGGATCCTTGAAGATCCTGGCCAGCGAGTTCCCTTCTGTTCGAACGATCGCATTGGAAAAGAACTACGGATTTGCAGGTGGTTACAATGAGGCGCTACGCCAGGTAGAAGCTGACCTGTACGTACTCCTGAACTCCGATGTTGAGGTTGAGCCCGGCTGGCTGGGTGCCATGGAAACGTATTTGGAGGGGCATCCAGGAATGGCAGCGTGCCAGCCAAAAGTATTGAGCTACGCAAAGCGGGACCGCTTCGAACACGCAGGTGCGGCAGGTGGTTATATCGATCGCAATGGATATCCCTTTTGTCGTGGCAGGATCTTCGAGGTGACCGAAGAGGATAAGGGGCAATACGATGATGACCGCGAAGTTTTTTGGGCGACCGGCGCTTGTCTGATGATCCGTTCCAAGGCATTTCATGCGGCTGGTGGCTTCGACGCTGACCTTTTTGCCCATATGGAAGAGATCGACCTCTGCTGGCGACTACGACGCACTGGGTGGTCGATCGGCTATACAAGTAGTACGACTGTTTATCATGTGGGTGGTGGTACACTAGGCTATGGAAGTCCGCGTAAGACCTATCTCAATTTCAGGAACAGCTTGATCGTACTCACCAAGAACCTTCACAATGGTTGGTCCTTCGGTTGGTTGATGCGGCGTTTGATCCTTGATGGTTTCGCGGCATGCAAATTCTTATTGGAAGGGCACGGTACCCACACTTGGGAGGTGGCAAAAGCACATTGGCATTTTTTCATGCGCTTACCCCGTATATTGAAGATGCGGAAGGAACTCTTGGCACAGGAAACATCGCCTGACCTTACGGGCATGTATCAGCGCAGCATTGCTTATGACAGGTTCATTATCGGATGGAAGCAGTTCTCACAGCTCGATAAAAGTGCATTCCGGGATAAACGGTGA
- the aroQ gene encoding type II 3-dehydroquinate dehydratase — translation MRILLLNGPNLDLLGEREPEIYGSRRFEEYIEELRNDFQNAEFSYFQSNIEGELVERLRNAVDQVDGVVFNPAGYSHTSVALRDTIAVLKIPVVEVHISNIHAREEFRHNTITGATCAGVITGFGLEGYHMAVEYLISR, via the coding sequence ATGCGTATTCTGTTGCTGAACGGCCCTAATCTCGATCTTCTTGGTGAACGCGAGCCTGAGATCTATGGTAGCCGACGTTTCGAGGAATACATTGAAGAGTTGCGTAATGATTTTCAGAATGCGGAATTCTCTTATTTCCAGAGCAACATTGAAGGCGAACTCGTCGAACGCTTAAGAAATGCGGTGGATCAAGTGGATGGCGTTGTTTTCAATCCAGCAGGATATTCGCACACGAGTGTTGCACTGCGTGATACGATCGCTGTGCTGAAGATCCCTGTTGTGGAAGTGCATATCAGCAATATCCATGCACGCGAGGAATTCCGGCACAATACGATAACCGGCGCAACATGTGCTGGGGTCATTACCGGTTTTGGCCTGGAGGGGTATCACATGGCCGTTGAATACCTGATCAGCAGATAA
- the xerD gene encoding site-specific tyrosine recombinase XerD — MDWDSALVDLRMHLKLERSLSDRTVEAYLRDVGKLRKYADDQSPPLKPGSIKLDDMQAFITSVAKSGLGARSQARLLSAIRGFYRSLRREKVVDEDPTELIESPRLGRKLPVFLSIQEIDAMVAAIDMSKRMAHRDKAMLEALYSCGLRVSELCGLQLSRLHFTEGFIRVVGKGDKERLVPIGPGAMKHIQLYIEHERVHLPITKKAEDLVFLNNRGSGLSRVSVFNLVKDLAAKAGVRKVISPHTFRHSFATHLVEGGADLRAVQEMLGHASITTTEIYTHLDREYLRSNIMQFHPRARNKQGK; from the coding sequence ATGGATTGGGATAGTGCGTTGGTGGATCTTCGCATGCACCTTAAGTTGGAACGTTCGTTGAGCGACCGCACGGTTGAGGCATACTTGCGCGATGTTGGCAAGCTCCGGAAATATGCAGATGATCAATCACCACCCTTGAAGCCTGGATCCATTAAGCTGGATGATATGCAGGCATTCATAACATCCGTAGCGAAGTCAGGACTGGGTGCACGCAGCCAAGCGCGTTTGTTAAGTGCCATTCGCGGATTTTACCGCAGCCTTAGACGGGAGAAAGTGGTTGATGAAGACCCGACCGAACTTATTGAAAGTCCTCGTTTGGGCCGCAAATTGCCCGTTTTTCTAAGCATCCAGGAGATCGATGCGATGGTTGCCGCGATCGATATGAGCAAAAGGATGGCACATCGCGATAAGGCCATGCTTGAAGCGTTGTACAGTTGCGGACTTCGGGTAAGTGAATTATGTGGCTTACAGCTTTCGCGCCTCCACTTTACCGAAGGGTTCATACGTGTAGTGGGCAAGGGCGATAAGGAACGGCTGGTACCCATTGGCCCTGGAGCCATGAAGCATATCCAATTGTACATCGAACACGAGCGCGTTCATCTACCCATAACCAAAAAAGCAGAAGATCTTGTGTTCTTGAACAACCGCGGATCAGGATTGTCAAGGGTTTCCGTATTCAACCTTGTAAAGGATCTGGCAGCCAAGGCTGGAGTCCGAAAAGTGATCAGCCCGCATACATTCCGACATTCATTCGCTACTCATTTGGTTGAAGGCGGTGCGGATCTACGCGCTGTGCAGGAAATGCTCGGCCACGCCAGTATTACGACAACGGAGATCTATACCCATTTGGATAGGGAGTACCTGCGGAGCAACATCATGCAGTTCCACCCGAGAGCTCGAAATAAGCAAGGGAAATAA
- a CDS encoding PQQ-dependent sugar dehydrogenase: MSFSLLSASAQGPVKLDLVPWANGIGQIVGVTNCGDDRLFAVSQWGAIFVVTDSMTVLSQSFLNISSQVINGGERGMLGLAFDPDYANNGYFYVNYMHTGGQYGINTLSRFSVSADPNVAIDTSEVVLFSRPHHSAIHQAGDISFGLDSMLYVAVGDGGWAADPANRGQDLSVPFGKLLRIKPEPDSTYSIPTDNPFYGAGPDTLQEIFAYGLRNPYRIGIDRANGDIWIGDVGQESYEEIDLWPADSTGAPNFGWRCYEGNMPFNTTTCDSTEYKVPPVLTMPHSILGGTACAVIGGKVYRGEQYPKLIGRYFYSDFCSGELRMLTPDGDQGFVDALGASTGVQGISSFGESATGELFVTNLLDAKLFKVADLCPMDPPEVSLSGGVLHASAGDTFQWLLSGDTLPGATSQDHTPIIQGYYSVLTNFNGACDFLSDSVLFLVTGVGVTGSQGLEIFPQPAYAQITVRAVVPYGRDLMLRMYDQVGRMVKNEIWRAGNVQHVIDVERFASGTYILELRGPEGDVVDRRSVSVLR, from the coding sequence TTGTCGTTCTCCCTTTTGAGCGCTAGTGCTCAGGGACCCGTTAAGTTGGATCTTGTGCCTTGGGCAAATGGGATCGGACAGATCGTGGGCGTTACCAATTGTGGTGATGATCGATTGTTCGCCGTTAGTCAATGGGGGGCGATCTTCGTTGTTACGGATAGTATGACCGTCCTGTCGCAATCCTTCTTGAACATTTCTTCGCAAGTGATCAACGGTGGTGAACGAGGAATGCTAGGCCTTGCATTCGATCCTGATTATGCGAACAATGGCTATTTCTATGTGAACTATATGCACACCGGTGGGCAATATGGGATAAATACGCTTTCCCGATTTTCTGTTAGCGCAGACCCCAATGTTGCGATCGATACCAGCGAAGTTGTTCTGTTCAGTAGACCGCATCATTCGGCGATCCACCAAGCAGGTGATATTTCCTTCGGCCTGGATAGTATGCTTTATGTGGCAGTTGGTGATGGAGGGTGGGCTGCAGACCCTGCGAACAGAGGCCAGGATCTGAGTGTGCCCTTTGGAAAGCTTTTGCGGATAAAGCCGGAACCCGATAGTACATATTCCATACCGACGGATAACCCATTCTATGGTGCCGGCCCGGATACGCTGCAAGAGATCTTTGCATACGGTCTTCGAAACCCTTATCGGATCGGGATCGATCGTGCGAATGGCGACATATGGATCGGAGATGTCGGTCAAGAGAGTTATGAAGAAATAGACCTTTGGCCTGCTGATTCCACTGGTGCTCCCAATTTCGGATGGCGTTGCTATGAAGGAAATATGCCATTCAACACTACGACTTGTGACTCTACGGAATACAAGGTTCCTCCGGTTCTGACCATGCCACACAGTATTCTGGGCGGGACAGCTTGCGCCGTGATCGGTGGTAAGGTCTATCGTGGTGAGCAATATCCTAAACTCATCGGAAGATATTTCTATTCGGATTTCTGCTCAGGTGAGTTGCGAATGCTCACTCCGGACGGAGATCAAGGATTCGTTGACGCGCTTGGTGCATCAACCGGCGTACAGGGTATATCCTCTTTCGGAGAAAGTGCAACTGGTGAGCTTTTCGTAACAAACCTGCTGGATGCCAAACTATTCAAAGTGGCGGACCTATGTCCCATGGATCCTCCGGAAGTATCCTTAAGTGGTGGTGTGCTGCACGCATCTGCAGGAGATACGTTCCAATGGCTACTTTCCGGTGATACCTTACCAGGAGCAACTTCACAGGATCACACACCGATCATACAAGGGTATTATTCCGTGCTCACGAATTTCAATGGAGCATGTGATTTTTTATCTGACAGTGTTCTTTTTCTTGTAACAGGAGTTGGCGTGACCGGTTCACAAGGTTTGGAGATATTCCCACAACCGGCATATGCCCAAATTACTGTTAGAGCTGTTGTGCCTTATGGGAGGGATCTCATGTTGAGGATGTATGACCAAGTTGGCCGAATGGTGAAGAATGAGATATGGAGAGCTGGGAATGTTCAACATGTGATCGATGTTGAGCGATTCGCTTCAGGTACGTATATCCTCGAATTACGAGGGCCGGAGGGTGACGTTGTGGATCGCCGATCTGTTAGCGTCCTCCGTTGA